One region of Palaemon carinicauda isolate YSFRI2023 chromosome 40, ASM3689809v2, whole genome shotgun sequence genomic DNA includes:
- the LOC137632050 gene encoding LOW QUALITY PROTEIN: zinc finger protein 239-like (The sequence of the model RefSeq protein was modified relative to this genomic sequence to represent the inferred CDS: inserted 1 base in 1 codon), protein MMEVTADNFDGSASQLLLLTFGKAKDHTAKVRTKKLNFRCGICQKPFSKNAYLARHMVTHTGEKNFECDICGKKFSQNPHLRTHMKIHTSEKSWICTVCGKGFFQKSNLTTHMVTHTGERNHRCEVCGKGFSQKTNLNTHMVSHTGGYEFVCDYCXKGFSRFSHLKRHLISHTGEKNHQCDLCGKNYTMNSSLERHKLTLHNNEWVENQRKRRIAHKVLKSKEVGKENDVNGSLIVENTENRKSTNNSLSITLKTETETFVIETDPTLFHDDDDDTSNLDAL, encoded by the exons atGATGGAAGTAACAGCAGATAATTTTGATGGCAGTGCAAGCCAGCTTCTTTTGTTAACTTTTGGAAAAGCTAAAGATCATACAGCCAAAGTGCGCACAAAGAAATTGAATTTTCGATGTGGTATTTGTCAGAAACCATTTTCCAAGAATGCTTATCTGGCAAGACATATGGTAACACATACTGGAGAAAAGAATTTTGAATGTGATATCTGTGGTAAGAAATTCTCTCAAAATCCACACTTGAGGACGCATATGAAGATACATACCTCTGAAAAGAGTTGGATATGTACTGTTTGTGGGAAAGGTTTCTTTCAAAAGTCTAATTTAACCACTCATATGGTAACACACACTGGTGAACGTAATCACAGATGTGAAGTATGTGGAAAAGGCTTTTCACAAAAGACAAATCTAAATACTCACATGGTTTCTCATACAGGTGGGTATGAGTTCGTTTGTGATTACT GAAAAGGCTTTTCCCGTTTTTCACACCTAAAAAGACATTTGATATCACACACAGGGGAAAAAAATCACCAGTGTGACCTTTGTGGGAAGAATTATACCATGAATTCATCTTTGGAGAGACACAAACTCACTTTACACAATAATGAATGGGTGGAAaaccaaagaaaaagaagaattgcCCACAAAGTTTTGAAGAGCAAAGAAGTGGGTAAAGAAAATGATGTAAATGGTTCGTTAATAGTAGAAAATACTGAAAATCGGAAATCAACAAATAACTCTTTGAGTATTACCTTAAAGACAGAAACAGAAACATTTGTGATAGAGACAGATCCCACTTTGTttcatgatgatgacgatgatacctCTAATCTGGATGCGttgtaa